One genomic window of Undibacterium cyanobacteriorum includes the following:
- the mutY gene encoding A/G-specific adenine glycosylase produces the protein MSLQDPSFSADLIAWQKVYGRHSLPWQQTRDPYRVWLSEIMLQQTQVAAVIPYYQRFLERCPDVFALAEASHEEVMALWSGLGYYTRARNLHKCAKQVVEHYAGRFPSDPQLLQQLPGIGRSTAAAIAAFSYGVRAAILDGNVKRVFARVFGVEGYPGSKPIEDQLWLRAEALLPVSGIEAYTQGLMDLGASLCSRSKPNCRSCPFSQRCVAFHQDRTDELPHRKPATKAKQKYACMFLLRDGNQVLLEQRPALGIWGGLWSLPEVSGMQENPEPARAQFPQQQQRALEFAKQFGEVDKIAILAEMQHVFTHFRLEFRVLQVSMQCVSPTIQEARYQWFDLDTIDQVGLPAPIKTLLLQERDSLL, from the coding sequence ATGAGTCTGCAGGATCCGAGCTTCTCGGCCGATTTGATCGCCTGGCAGAAAGTCTATGGGCGCCACAGTTTGCCATGGCAACAAACCCGCGATCCTTATCGTGTGTGGTTGTCTGAGATCATGCTTCAACAAACTCAGGTGGCAGCGGTGATTCCCTATTACCAGCGCTTCCTTGAGCGTTGCCCCGACGTGTTTGCCTTGGCGGAAGCCAGTCATGAAGAGGTCATGGCACTCTGGAGTGGGCTTGGCTATTACACCCGTGCTCGTAACTTGCATAAATGTGCCAAACAAGTGGTTGAACACTATGCTGGACGCTTTCCTAGCGATCCGCAATTACTACAGCAGTTACCCGGCATTGGGCGTTCGACTGCAGCCGCAATCGCCGCCTTCTCTTATGGCGTGCGAGCCGCGATCTTAGATGGTAATGTGAAACGCGTCTTCGCTCGCGTGTTTGGAGTGGAAGGTTACCCCGGATCCAAACCAATCGAGGATCAATTGTGGTTGCGCGCAGAAGCGCTTTTGCCTGTCAGCGGGATCGAGGCTTACACGCAAGGTTTGATGGATCTTGGTGCAAGTTTGTGTAGTCGAAGTAAGCCAAATTGCCGTTCTTGCCCTTTCTCCCAGCGTTGCGTCGCTTTTCATCAGGATAGAACAGATGAATTGCCACATCGGAAGCCAGCCACGAAAGCGAAGCAAAAGTATGCCTGTATGTTTTTACTGCGCGACGGCAACCAGGTTTTGTTGGAGCAGCGTCCGGCGCTTGGTATATGGGGGGGGCTATGGTCTCTTCCTGAAGTTAGTGGTATGCAGGAAAATCCAGAACCGGCGCGAGCGCAATTCCCGCAGCAGCAACAGCGCGCTCTGGAGTTTGCCAAGCAATTTGGTGAAGTCGATAAAATCGCCATTTTGGCTGAGATGCAGCATGTCTTTACCCACTTCCGTTTAGAGTTCCGTGTGTTGCAAGTATCGATGCAGTGTGTTTCGCCGACCATTCAAGAAGCGCGGTATCAGTGGTTTGATTTAGACACGATCGATCAGGTTGGCTTGCCAGCTCCGATCAAGACTTTACTTTTACAAGAAAGAGATTCCTTGCTCTAG